accgcaaggtcaatgggtggcggtaaggtctctggcCAAAAATGGAaacgcactggtttcaattttaacgcacatccattttccggctcctttaaaaaaggccctttttcctaggcatggtaaaaaaaaatggcccagcaagcACCCAAAAGGTAtgctcgcactaccgcaggccatgttttaccgtggcttagtaaaaggaccccttagagcatGGTAATGCGgaagcactaactgattagcgcaggaatacatacccctccaaaaatattttttagcacagtggTAGCAAGCACAGATTTGGAACTTACCTGCAGTAAGCCTGTGCCAGTGCTTACTGTAGGTTAGTAAAATTACCCCCCAAATTATTAACTGGGCACAAGTTTGACTATCTAAAGATCCAAGGGTTTTTAACTTGCAAGGTTGCTGGACTTATACATTCTCTTTACTTTTCcactattaaaaagaacaaagtAGACAACAGATATACTACAAATATTCACATGTTTTGTGATGTCAAGTAACCATTTTTCTACTATCAGGCTTGGGCTTTAtattttaccaaaaaaaaaagtgttcatttTTCTACATCTTAAGGAAAACCCCCCAACtatctttgggacccttttactaagctgcgtaggcacgtaTGCATGTCCTACACACGTCAGTTTGAAGTTACCGCAtggcctttgcagtaatttcatttttgacgcatgtccgctacgtgccatggaaaatatttttattttctggcgtgcgggcaGTAATCGACATTGttcgcgtgctgatgattaccacccggttaacgcatgagacttcaccgctaggtcaatgggtggcagtaaagtctcaggcccaaaatggacacacgccaatttttattttgccccacgtccattttcggcattaaaaaagccctattttgcaggtgtgttgaaaaattgATTTGCGCACACCAAATACACATGTCtagaccagcgcaggccattttttggcgcatcttagtaaaaggacccctttatttcttttaaatcaaAGAAATATTAGAAAGTAAACAGGTGAATATCTAGGTTGTAATGTTTTCTATTCTTAAAAACAGTGGTGTTCTGTGAGTCTCACAatagaagggaaaggagaggggggaagaaggtgcagaggaaggaggagagattGAACTGCAGGAGGAAAACTGGAAAGTTCAGTAAGCAGTAAAAGTGAGGGcaagaggagagaaagaaaggggaaggAGCAAAGGTGAAGTAGGAGAGAAGAGAGCTTCAGTACTCAAGAAGAATCAATAGGCACAAGAagcagaagagaggaggagagagagagagacagaacagAAAAGATGTGAGGATGTGAGAAGCAGGGAATAGGGAAGGAAAGAAGAATGAGGGGCAAGAGCAGAGGGGAAAATAGAAGAGATGGTACAGAGAATCAGAGGGGAGAAGAAACAGGTCAAAGGCAAAGAATCCAAGGCTAATTGTTAGGGGGAGGGAGAAACTCAATTTCTGCACATTCTGTCTTCCCCCTCACCTGAAATTGATATAGTCCCACAGCATACTTTCCATCCTTCACTGCAGCAACTCCAGCCTCTTTATTTCCTTCTCTATTCTTGGCAACCTTCTGTCCTTCGTTGCAAACCAGGCACCTCATCCGTTGTGTCTCCAGCACTCCCAGCTCATATCCAAACCAATTTCTCTTCCTGTCTTTGGGGGATATGCTTAAAAGTCGCCATTAACATCTGCATATGTAAATAGCCAATACTGAACCTACTGAACGTGAAACAGCAATCGATGCTAATGGCTAAAATGTAAAAGTAAAAGTCCAGTGAATGCAACTAGTGTTAATGTTtatatcccaacaactttattactCTGTAATTcagtccactttgcttttagtaaaactaaattttgaaaatgactattaTTGCAGgtgcgcttgtgagtcattattaaATCAACACATGCGCTGGCAGGGTTCCTTCCAATCAGACCACTCTGCAAGACTACTACTGTCTTTACACTGGGTCTGCGGGTGTTGATCAAGGGAaactctgtctgaaacacttgacttccatatggCAAAGAAGACTTTATCACAGTGGCGTCCCttagtcagctgccacccggggtgggttgCCATTGCGCAccctccccaggtgcagcacgacactcccccccccccccccccgggtgcattcttcctacctgctggggacagccacgcggctgtctcctccgttggttccctgctctctctgccccagaacaggaagtaacagcagagagagcagggaaccagcggagccaacagccacgtggctgctccctgcacctctcCTGGAGAgcgcacctggggcggaccaccgccccgccctcggtacgccactgcttttttatcatcatcatcattatcatctgcattggaagtagtgctgtctaactCATCACTTGCATTGTCATCTTCATCTTCGATATCGTCATGATGTCCAGTTACAGAGAAGTCGTTCACACAGTTGGAATCACTGTCTGTTATTTTAACAATGTTTTCAGTGGTGGCAAACTCCATATGAATGTTCTAGTCAAAAACCAAACTGACAAGAAGCATAGCTTTTTCCTGGACCTCAGAATGTGATGTTTTAAATGGCAAATACCATATTTTTAGTTAAGGGGGTGTCATTATggaattcattttcattttttattagaATGGAGATAAATTATCTTATGTTTAGAAAGAAGTTAGACATATCTATTCCCTGAGGAATAGTCTGCTGGataattttaaatttaatgtatGTTGGTTttgattttaatgttttattgtgATGTATTCCTACATTCTATATTTGTCAGATTTTTGGCTTAGAGttttgtaaactgcactgaaccctgtaAAGGGGAGTTTAGCGGTCAACAATAATAGAATTGATATTGATACTCAAAGGAAaccacatgcaaatgagatacGCGGAAAGACTACATGCAGCCCGGTAGAGATAGCgcctagcacatgcgcagaatGGTCTCATGGTGAGCGGTAATGTTATGCACGTGCCCAAGAAATGATAACATCTGTGTCATACACAAGAACGTGACTCTATTGCAGCAGACTTTTATAACGACAGAAAACGATTGCATTGACTGACATCATATGTGTTCATAAGGAGTGATTCATTATTTATTGTTCCACGACACTGCTACGTTCGGAACAGACACAcatatagggccttattctataaaggttatgctcctaaatttatgagcataatttatactaaatttatgctcctaaattacgagcataatctattttggagcataggttatgctcgtaatttaggttACGTTGGTACTATTTTTCATGTATTTTCTATATTTGATGAATATAATTTTTTACATATGACAATTtgttacatatatatttttgttagacccctgatgtaggcatctgctgaaacacagcccatatcAGGTCCATCCTGAATAAACATTTTCTGATGCTACCCAATTTAGAAGCCCCATTGTGCTTTTTGTACTTCTCTTTAATGTCTGTACTTTGGATTCCCCCTGTTTGGTTCATTTAATTGCATAACACACTAGAATAACAATATTTTCCAGATATTGCTGTCTGCTACCTGTTCAAGTAATCCATCTGTGTTCTAGAGGTAAAGCAACTTAAGTTACATTGGAACCCAAACTCATCGTTCTCTCTTCAGTATCACCTACAAAATGTAAAGAGTTATCCAATATATCCTATTCTCAGAAGctacaaaaacatatttattgtAAACATTAGTCATTCCTGCCATTGAGCCTTCCCTTGGAAACTCATCAAACATTTTGCTTGGGAAAGATTTGTGTAAGCTAACGCTTAGATCCTAATTATCTATGTTATGGTAAGAAAGATGTTTCCTTTTTCATAGTATGAAACAATAGCTACTAAGATTCATATATTTGTATATTGCATCTCCGTTCCAAGATTTATGACACTTACACACTGTCCACTCTTTCAGGAGGAAAATGAGATTCCTGCCAACGTTTTTGTCAAAGATCCTGTATCCGTTGCAAGTGTGACAGAAGGGCAGGAAGAACCTGTGGATGAGAACAAAGTTCTGGAAGAGACCATGCACACAGTAAGCCTGTCCTCCGATGAGGAGATCACTCATGAAGACGAGGCACTCGAAGACAGCACAGAGGAGAGGCTGGGGGAATCGAGAGCTGAAAAGCTGAAGAAATCCAGCCTTAAAAAGGTGGACAGCCTCAAAAAGGCCTTTTCCCGCCAGAACCTTGAGAAAAAGATGAACAAGATTGTATCTCCAGAAAGAAGGGAGAAGATTAAGAAATCATTTACCTCGACCCAGCACAAAGCAGGGTCCCCTTTCAAAGTGGCACCACTCACTTTGAGTCTAAAGAAATCTCGTCAAAAAGAACCTGCtacagaaaatgaagaaaaatcagAGGAACCAGTGGCAGATGCTCAAGCTGTCAATGAGCAGGAGAAAACTGCATTAAGTGAGGTAGATTCAGAAAAGCCAACTTCCACAGCAGAAACAAAAGCAGCAGAAGCTGATGTTAGAGAGAAAGGAGTCAAGGCAACAGAAAATGTAAGGAGGAATAGTAGCATAGAGCTTACAATTGTTGAAGACCATGAAGAGTTTGAGACAATATTAGACACGTCTAACAAGAAACGCTTTGAAGAGGAAGAGGGCACAAAAACTACTGACCATGAAGAAGAATTTTTTGAGAAGCCTGCTCATCCAGCTGTTCTCCAGATAGACCAAAATGCTTAACTACTGACGTTTTCTCCATACTATTAAATGCAGCTGTTTTTAATACAGTGAATGACACCACGTATATTTGTAGGCATGTTGCATATATGAACTAATAATGTATTTGTGTGGATCATGCCTCCTTACTGACCTCATTTGTCTGACACTGCATGAAGGTAGAACTACTGGTGCTTCACAAGAGCCTGCCTCCAGATCCAGTTGCGTGAGCATACACTAAAACTAACGGAAAACCATAtcagaaaaatgaaaatattaacCCTCATGTGGTCATTCCAACTATTTATCTGCAAATATCCTGAAAAACAACACAACTGATTTATTCTGGGGAAGTTTAAAATCTAGAAGTTTCCATATTCAGGAAAATCACCAAGTGACATCTCTTGCAAGCTTCAGCAATGGCTCTGATTATGACCTTGTTCCTGGACATTTAATTTTTGTTTCAATTTGTGACATGAATTACATCAGTTTCTAGGCTATCCAGGACAATAACATATACAAACCTACTGTTTTCCTTGGCCAGCTCAACTTCTTAATAAATATTTTCATCTGCCATGGAAGCAGGCCAGTCTCTGCCTGGCAATCATGTGAAATACCTAATGGGGTGAGGAATGGGTGGGGCACATGTCTTACTTATGCTAATTTCTAACTAGCTGGAGGTGTTAGAACTCAACAGCAACACTGTGTTTGTAGAGGTATTTTCACATCCTGTTTCTGCCAGGAAGTCATTCTGTTTGTTATTCACTTACCAGAACCATTTGTGTTTACTTGGTAAATGGAATGAAGGAGGGTAGAAAAAGAATATATAAGAAGCTACTGTACTTAAAGTGAAATATAagacaagaagaagaaaaaaacagcgagagagagagatcagatcAAGCATAAGTAGTAATCTGATTACCTGTTTCCTAACTCTAAATCCTTGTACCTGCACTGAATTATATTGAGAAATAGTTTTATAGTATAATCTCTCTAAATAATAATTTCCAGCACCATAATTTatgcatatctatatatatatatacttacatACCATAGAACCACAGATTTTGCTGACGGAATGCAACTAGTTGGTCTGTATTCAAGCAGTGATGAGCAGGAGGGAAACTATGTCCTTGATTTTGCAGATCCTTTGTGCCAGGTCTGCCTTGCAAAAAAGACTCGGCAAAATAAAGCCTTGTACAGTTCAGTATCTGCTTATAGGCTGTACTTTTTCCATGTACCCTAAAGCATGGCTGTCAAACTTCTGACCTTAACGACTGCAGGCTGGTGGTCGAGTTTTCAAGATATGCCTAACAAATATgtatgagctagatttgcatgcgctctgcctcagttgcatgcagatctctcttttGTGTATTctctatggatatcctgaaaacccaatggttTTCAGCCCTTAAGGAACCGAGTTTGAGACCCCTGCATAAAGAAACTGATTGTGCATTGTAAACTTTgttttccccctctgcccttctttCCCCCAATAAAATATTACTTGAATACAGTGCACACACAATATAAAAGCAGAGATCTATCAATAAGATTCAATGTACATTTCATTATTTCTGTCGCTTTGTAACAATATGTCAAGTCACTAAACGCTGCTTTCTTCACAATATATTTAGACTTATAAAATCTCCATGCATTGGACTAattttgttttatagacctcggAAGTCACCATTTGCCAGAGGTAGCGTTCAGTCAGCATATCATAGTGCCAAACTTACATCTAGCACTGAGCAGGCACCATATTGAATTAAACTCTTAGTGGTGTCTACTATAAAACTCGGACTAAGaagttttattatttgaattttttttattgaaaatgcaATAAAGAGAAACAAACAGTCCCCAaagtctccctcccccaccccaccacaaaTCATACAATCAATACATCAATATCATCTGTAAACAGACTCTTCTACTGAGCCAGGACTCTTAAGGCCCAGTAGCTATATTCTAGGTTGTACCCTACCCCTAAACCCTTCccttaccctcctcccccccccccccccccccccccagtgttaaGCTAACGGTTCTGTATGGAATCTATTTATCAGATGGCCCTAAGAGATAATTGCTGCAGGTATAGTCCCCAAACCAACATTAATGTATTTTCCAATCTGGGTGAaaggtgcccctccccctgcCGAGACTCCCACAACAGTAGCTCGTGTAATTTGTTCCTCCAATATTAAAAGGTTGGGGGAGAATCTGAGAGCCAATGATTgagaatacattttttccccaggaAATGCATTACTCCTAAAGTGCAAGAATGTTCtagaatggtataggatttggcagctaagatttaatgctaaaaaatgcagggtcatgcatttaggcTGCAAAACCCCAAGGGAGTGGTACAGTATAGGGAATGAAGTACTTCTATGCACAGATTTGATGATCTAAGATGGCCAAACGCCAAACTGGCAGAAAAAGCAATGTCAAAAGCCAGAAGTatgtttgggtgcataaggagaggaacagcCAGCAGGAAAACGGAGGTGATAGTGCTTCTTTATAAGCCCTGGTGAGACCTCcaagagtactgtgtacaatttgaGAATCTACACCTTTAGAAAGACATAAACATGATGGAGTCAATCCACAGGGTGgccactaaaatggtcagtggtctttgtcataaaacatatgtcaatatgtatactttggaagaaagatggaaaGAGCAGCAACGATAGAGACAATcacttaaatacctccatggcataaatgcacaggaggcaagtctcagCTGAAATgaagctttggaatgagggggcataggatgaaggtgaaagttgATAGACTCTGGAGTAATCCAAAGAAGTAGTTCATTATGGAAAGGCGGAGGATGCGTGGAATATCGTTCTGATAGAGAAAGTGGAGATGAAGACagtatctgaattaaagaaaacttgggacaagtacataagatttgtaagggaaagaaagggatagtagatagTATGATGGGCAGGCTGAAtaggacatatggaggggcataatcgaacgaaaacgtctatctccatgggcgtttatctccgagaacgggtccgtgaaggggcggaccgaaccgtattttcgcaaaaaatagacgtccatgttttattcgacaatttgtgagctgggcgtttttgtttttcagtgataatggaaaatgaaagcgcccagctcaaaaatgaataaatccaaggcatttgttcgtgggaggggccaagattcgtagtgcactggtccccctcacatgccaggacaccaaccgggcaccctagggggcacttttacaaaaacaaaaaaaaaggtaaaagagctcccaggtgcatagcacccttcccttgtgtgttgagccccccaaatccccctcaaaacccattgcccacaagtctacaccattactatagccctaaggggtgaaggggggcacctacatgtgggtacagtgggtttggggaggttggacgactaagcattaagcagcacaattgtaacaggtagggggggatgggcctgggtccacctgcctgaagtccactgcaccccctaacaactgctccagggacctgcatattgctgccagggaggtgggtatgacatttgagggtgaaaataaaaagttgtgaaacatcattttttgtggtgggagggggtttgtgaccactgggggagtcaggggaggtcatccccgattccctctggtggtaatctggtcatttagggcactttttggggccttattcgtgaaaaaacagggtccaggaaaagtaccctaaattctagctaaaaacgcatactttttttccattatcggcgaaaggcgcccatctctgttcaggtgataaccatgccccagtcccaccttcaccacgcctccgacacgcccccgtgaactttgtacgcttctgtgatggagtgcagttgaaaacgtccaagttcggctttcgattataccgcgttattcgtttttgtgagataaacgtccatctcccgaattaggttggaacttgggcgtttttctcgttcgattataagcaggatggtctttatctgctgtcattttctatgctcTAGGTTTAATTCAGTAAAATTGTCATGTGCACCTTAAAATGGGACTTAATGTGCTGTGCAGTAACTTTCACTGAAGGAATGCTAAAACGtttccccagaaaaaaaataatgtccATACTAGCTTTTGTAAAATCTCTCCTACTAACCAGCTCAAATTTTAAATGGTTAGTTAACAAGAGGGCTTTCCAGCCAGCACTTCTCCAATATtacaggacccctcccccccagggcaCAACACTTCTGATCCCCTTTGACTTGCAGCAGtgacctccgccccccccccccaccctttcaaGAGCTACACAATACAGACATCACCTGCCCCATCTGAGACAGGCAGTTACCTTTAGCAGCAGGATGTACTGCAGATACTTCTTCCTATTCCAGCTATCCCGTTCCGAATGATGCTACCTAGCAGTGCTTCACTAGGTACCTGAATCGGTGGGGCCAGTCCTCCAGTAAATGTCTGTTATGTTAAAAGTTAAGATATAGTCTCGAACAACACTTAAACCAAACGAATGTGTCAAAATAATAGAATCAATGATTTCAAaactaatctaatataataatttgctcctccaacattacaatgtgtctcactgggatcgtaaccacctgctgacatcactcctccaacgttccaatgtgtgtcactgggaatgtaaccacctgctgacgtcactccaaCGTTCtctgtccctcctccctcccagttccatgggaccctggaactgggaggggggaccatggaaatgggagggagggggacactggaacgcggaggggggagggagggggcctggaactcggaaggaggtggagggggcaggggagagatgctgcacctggatggagggggcagggcacagaggacgttgcctgcatatggatgaatgcaggggaggaaggggaccctgaaactcggagggaggcagggaggggacgaccctggaactcagggaggggatgaccctggaactcggagggagggagggggacaacaaccctggaactcggagggaggggggatgaccctggaactcagagggcgggagggaggggggaccctggaactgggtggatgaccaccggagggaattggggatgacctccccatactccctcagtggtcaccaaccccctcccacccaaaaaaaaatttaagaacatttttttgccagcctcaaatgctccatgacagtagtatgcaggtccctggagcagttttagtgggtgcagtgcacttcaggcaggcggacccaggtacatccccccctacctgttacacttgtgctggtaagtgttgagccctccaaaaaaacccaaaacccactgtacccacatgtaggtataAAATTGTGGTAGTGGtatacaattgtggggagtgggttttgggggggaattgggaggctcagcacccaagggaaaggagctatgtacctgggaacaattaaattccactgcagtgccccctagggtgcccggttggtgtcctggcatgtgagggggaccagtgcactacaaatgctgactcctcccacgaccaaataccttggatttggccaggtttgagatggccggcctcggtttccattatcggcgaaaaccgaagccggccatctctaagtccagcgatctcaacatttaggttgacctaaatgttgagatttggccggccccaactgtattatcgaaacgaaagatggccacccatcttgttcgataatacagttggctctgccccttcccaGAGCCGTACctggagatggctgcccttatagatgggcagccccattcgattgtgcccctccaaGGCGCTTATTTTCTAAGCATATGGATGTCCCAAAATgcacaaatggacatccatgtgcttgaaacgtccaaatcccaattttacaaaggcagaaaagagacatccaacactgcagtgcgtccaaatagcaaggggtatgttgtgggtgtgttttaggtggaactagggagggcctaaaatcaggacatccaacagcgatAACCAAAcgtgaagaaatgtccaagtttaaAAAgtcctgaaggctattgaagtggtgtacattcatgtacagtaagtatttatctgttcctggagggcaacaagttaaaaaataaaatctgatcCTGGCGGTCCCTcagttcacagtccactgcactaaccactaggccgctcctctgCTCTATGTGGATGTCTGTTTGGCCATTTTCTAGGAATGCTGCCATACAGATTTGTTTTccccccattcataatttggacattcagGTTTATAAAATGGTTTTTCATGCTGAATGTTTCCAGCACAAGGTCATCCATcttacatattttcaaacaggaaacactgatgcatttcctgtttgaaaatacatgtacGATGGACGTCTGTTTGTGATGTTCTGACGTGGATGTCTCTATTCTGACTAGGACGTCCTTTCAAAAGTGCTCCTCTATGTACAGTTTCCTTCAGTACAGATTCATAagcaaaaacaaatacataaacagTTAAAAATGTAATACAATGGCATTGTTCTTTCCTGCTATTTTCCAAACTCTTCTGCCTTCTTAGAGAGAATTTTTAACTTGGGAACATAAAAAGCAATCCATTTGTCCAAAAGGCCTTACTCCAAAAGAAGGAGTTAAGATAAAGTAAACAACTAAgaaatcaatattcaaagtgatttaatcagccagaaacagatcctgaccagttaaatggctgatattcagtgacacataactggttagtgccgctgaTTATCTCACAGACCACTACTGTGAAAGACAGCTATTTTCTGGGCAGCCCGgggacaatattcagcactgaactgcctaagggtcctgtttactaaagcgtgttagcatttttaacgtgcttaCAATTAgtgcgtgcgctaaccatgtaggcgcttatagggatattgtagacgcatacacagttaacgtgcatacatggttaacgcacattaaaaatgctaatgcgcctataacgcagcttagtaaacagggccctaagttaatTGACAAACTGGATCACATAAAAGTCAATCCTGTCTTTATGTGGtatcactagagaatgacacagggacagggaCCCG
The genomic region above belongs to Microcaecilia unicolor chromosome 7, aMicUni1.1, whole genome shotgun sequence and contains:
- the CAVIN2 gene encoding caveolae-associated protein 2; the protein is MGEDASQAEKSSVEARSPSPAESPSPSPPLSDTLRDGSHVNAITVLTLLDKLVHMLDSVQENQHKMEQRQVELEHAVKGIQADVTKLAKSHSSTSNAVSKLLEKSRKVSMHMRDVRDRMDKQCSQVKRLENNHSLLLRRNHFKVLIFQEENEIPANVFVKDPVSVASVTEGQEEPVDENKVLEETMHTVSLSSDEEITHEDEALEDSTEERLGESRAEKLKKSSLKKVDSLKKAFSRQNLEKKMNKIVSPERREKIKKSFTSTQHKAGSPFKVAPLTLSLKKSRQKEPATENEEKSEEPVADAQAVNEQEKTALSEVDSEKPTSTAETKAAEADVREKGVKATENVRRNSSIELTIVEDHEEFETILDTSNKKRFEEEEGTKTTDHEEEFFEKPAHPAVLQIDQNA